In the genome of Dioscorea cayenensis subsp. rotundata cultivar TDr96_F1 chromosome 1, TDr96_F1_v2_PseudoChromosome.rev07_lg8_w22 25.fasta, whole genome shotgun sequence, one region contains:
- the LOC120262027 gene encoding pentatricopeptide repeat-containing protein At4g02750-like: MPHRNLVTWNCMISGYVRNYMIVQALRIFDVMPSKNIVSWTALLTGYCKLGRLDEARVLFNKIPEKNVVCWNSMISGCMKKGDITSARLLFDEMPMRNNTSWAIMIQGYLQHKLVPQARALFDRAPVRATAIYNAFLSGYVELGRYKDAEELYAQMAEKNLVSWNTMITCYSRSGRMGSAKLLFEGIPEKDTISWTALIRGYLQNGDIDPAKRLFEQMPVRDVMAWNTMIGGLVQHGMIEDAMHLFDEMPQRDVVSWNTILQAHVRQGDTAKACSFFDRMPCKSETSWNTLISGCRSEEALVMFRQMLREGFSPDQVTFAVVISVCASLVALGWGRMLHLYAWRAGYEHDHTLVMSSLISMYSSCGLLGDANQVFKCVLKHDTISWNAMIAAYAYHGFAAEAFELFEEMIRAGFIPDNVTFLGLLSACAHRGLVDAGCRYFIRMHKDWKLIPRPQHFSCVVDLLGRSGMMNQAHDLVNRMTMVDNDNDDDGHAAAQANNNNAWETLLSACKFHGNLELGQVAAQRVLQAQPLDGGMYIILANIYAAKGMWQDATSIRALMRARGVKKETGCSWIEVNGRMHSFMSNDKSHQSFDQLYQHLDNLSIIMEEGNM, translated from the coding sequence atgccgCACAGAAATCTGGTCACTTGGAATTGTATGATCTCCGGCTATGTTCGAAACTATATGATCGTGCAAGCGCTCAGGATCTTTGATGTTATGCCCAGCAAGAACATTGTATCATGGACGGCATTGCTGACAGGCTATTGCAAGCTCGGAAGATTGGATGAAGCTAGAGTTTTGTTCAATAAAATCCCAGAAAAGAACGTTGTTTGCTGGAATTCCATGATCTCGGGATGTATGAAGAAGGGAGACATTACGTCAGCAAGGTtgctgtttgatgaaatgccaatgaGGAACAACACTTCATGGGCGATAATGATTCAGGGGTATCTGCAACACAAACTTGTCCCTCAGGCACGGGCCTTATTTGATCGAGCACCTGTACGCGCTACAGCAATTTACAACGCTTTTTTGTCAGGCTATGTGGAGCTAGGACGCTACAAGGATGCGGAGGAGCTGTACGCGCAGATGGCTGAAAAGAACTTAGTGTCATGGAACACCATGATTACTTGCTATTCCAGAAGTGGGAGGATGGGAAGTGCAAAACTCTTGTTTGAGGGGATTCCTGAGAAGGACACTATTTCCTGGACCGCATTGATCCGTGGGTATCTACAGAATGGAGACATTGATCCCGCCAAAAGATTATTTGAACAAATGCCAGTTAGAGATGTCATGGCATGGAACACGATGATAGGCGGTTTGGTTCAGCACGGGATGATCGAGGATGCCATGCACTTATTCGATGAGATGCCACAGAGGGATGTTGTTTCTTGGAATACAATTTTACAGGCTCATGTTCGGCAAGGTGATACAGCCAAAGCATGCAGTTTCTTTGACAGAATGCCGTGTAAAAGCGAGACCTCATGGAACACACTTATATCTGGATGTCGAAGCGAGGAAGCTCTCGTTATGTTTCGCCAGATGTTGAGGGAAGGATTTAGTCCAGACCAAGTTACTTTTGCTGTGGTTATATCCGTTTGTGCTTCACTAGTGGCTCTTGGGTGGGGAAGAATGCTGCACCTCTATGCGTGGCGAGCTGGTTATGAGCATGATCACACATTGGTGATGAGCTCTTTGATCTCAATGTACTCCAGCTGTGGATTGCTTGGTGATGCCAATCAAGTGTTCAAGTGCGTGCTGAAACACGACACCATCTCATGGAATGCCATGATTGCAGCTTATGCTTACCATGGATTTGCGGCAGAGGCCTTCGAGCTCTTTGAAGAGATGATTCGAGCTGGCTTCATTCCCGACAATGTGACATTTTTGGGCCTGTTATCAGCGTGTGCTCACAGAGGCTTGGTTGATGCAGGATGCAGATACTTTATCAGAATGCACAAGGATTGGAAGCTGATTCCCAGGCCCCAACATTTTTCTTGTGTTGTTGATCTCCTGGGCAGATCAGGAATGATGAATCAGGCTCATGATTTGGTAAACCGAATGACCATggttgataatgataatgatgatgatggtcaTGCTGCTGCTCaggcaaataataataatgcctGGGAGACCCTTTTGAGTGCTTGCAAATTCCATGGGAATTTGGAATTAGGACAAGTTGCTGCACAGAGGGTGTTACAGGCTCAACCTCTTGATGGGGGGATGTACATTATCTTAGCTAACATTTATGCGGCAAAAGGAATGTGGCAGGATGCAACAAGTATCAGAGCTCTGATGAGAGCTCGCGGAGTGAAGAAGGAGACTGGCTGTAGTTGGATTGAAGTGAATGGTAGGATGCACTCTTTTATGTCTAATGATAAGTCTCATCAATCATTTGACCAACTGTATCAACACTTGGATAATCTTTCCATTATCATGGAGGAGGGGAACATGTAA